One genomic region from Kwoniella dejecticola CBS 10117 chromosome 1, complete sequence encodes:
- a CDS encoding FACT complex subunit POB3: MSTVTFENIFYGDGPDLGKLRFNAAGFGWKTYSSEDAPTTFNGHDVRHATWFRVARNFQLRLAMRQAEKPRITFDGFKRDDHDKVKRTLDEFFNIKLETRDSSLKGWNWGKAQVQGNDIAFQIQGKTTFELPLSTVANSNIAGKNEVALEFNPPPPFPHDPKDLSKRVPDELVEMRFYIPGKSMKSKGSDAGSDGEETDLDDDGNEISAADAFHNLIKDKADIGAVVGDSIVVFEDILVLTPRGRFSLEFYPDSLRLLGKSTDYRVPFTSIHRIFLLPKLDDLHIQLVLGLDPPIRQGATRYPFLVAQWPKDEEVDAELNLSDEEIAKYPDLQRKYEAPTFQVISRVLKSLTGKKVTPPGSFRNAQGLNGIKANVKAVQGELYFLEKGLIFIAKQPILIDFSKTESISFSRVGGGIASARTFDMRVVSKTEVADHVFTAISKEEVNPISAFLKQKNVKLLNEMEENVLDDVPLSDEDEEMESIASEDDEDDRKKSKKDKGKKAKAPVDDDDDESDDEDFQSESSDGGSPSESDSDDEDAGMASDASDPMMEELKKKQAKRAKKDAGSGSDAEKPKAKKAKKGD; the protein is encoded by the exons ATGTCGACCGTGACGTTTGAGAACA TCTTCTATGGTGATGGACCTGATCTAGGGA agctACGTTTCAACGCTGCAGGTTTCGGATGGAAGACCTATTCAAGCGAAGATGCCCCGACGACTTTCAATGGACACGATGTCAGACATGCGACTTGGTTCAG AGTGGCGAGGAACTTCCAGCTGCGTCTGGCGATGCGTCAAGCTGAGAAGCCCCGGATAACGTTTGATGGATTCAAGAGAGAT GATCACGATAAAGTCAAGAGGACACTGGACGAgttcttcaacatcaagtTGGAGACCAGAGATTCGAGTTTGAAAGGATGGAACTGGGGTAAAGCTCAAGTGCAAG GCAATGATATCGCCTTCCAGATACAAGGCAAAACAACGTTCGAGCTACCCTTATCTACAGTCGCCAATTCCAACATAGCAGGTAAAAATGAAGTCGCCTTAGAATTCAACCCACCGCCACCATTCCCGCATGACCCCAAAGACCTCTCTAAAAGGGTCCCAGATGAGTTGGTAGAGATGCGCTTCTACATACCTGGCAAGAGCATGAAGAGCAAGGGTAGTGATGCGGGTAGTGATGGGGAAGAGACTGATCTGGACGACGATGGCAACGAAATAAGTGCAGCGGACGCTTTCcacaatctgatcaaggataAAGCGGACATCGGAGCTGTTGTGGGAGACAGCATCGTTGTTTTCGAGGATATATTGGTTCTCACGCCGAG GGGTCGATTCTCCCTCGAATTCTATCCCGACTCACTCCGACTTCTCGGCAAATCGACAGATTACCGAGTTCCCTTCACGTCTATTCACCGAattttcctccttcccaaACTTGACGACCTCCATATACAGCTGGTTTTAGGCTTAGATCCTCCCATCCGACAAGGTGCAACCAGGTATCCCTTCTTAGTAGCGCAATGGCCCAAGGACGAGGAAGTAGATGCGGAACTCAATTTATCTGA CGAGGAAATCGCTAAATACCCAGACTTGCAACGAAAATACGAGGCACCGACCTTCCAAGTGATTTCTCGAGTCCTTAAATCATTGACGGGGAAGAAGGTCACCCCACCTGGGTCATTCAGGAACGCTCAAGGCTTGAATGGTATCAAAGCCAATGTCAAAGCAGTCCAAGGAGAGCTTTATTTCTTGGAGAAGggcttgatcttcattgCTAAACAACCTATCCTCATCGATTTCTCTAAGACGGAAAGTATATCCTTCTCACG CGTCGGTGGAGGAATtgcatcagctcgaacaTTCGATATGCGAGTCGTGTCCAAGACGGAAGTGGCCGATCATGTATTTACAGCTATAAGTAAAGAGGAAGTTAACCCTATCAGCGCGTTCCTCAAGCAGAAGAATGTGAAACTCCTCaacgagatggaagagaatGTATTGGATGATGTGCCTCTcagcgacgaagatgaggagatggaaagTATCGcttcggaagatgatgaggatgatagaaagaagagtaagaaggataaagggaagaaggcgaaagcgcccgtcgacgatgatgatgacgaatcag atgacgaagactTCCAATCTGAATCCTCTGATGGAGGATCGCCGTCCGAAtcggattcggatgatgaagatgctggaaTGGCTTCGGATGCTAGTGATCCGATGATGGaggagctgaagaagaaacaagctaagagagcgaagaaggacgCTGGAAGTGGTAGTGACGCGGAGAAACCCAAAGcaaagaaagcgaagaagggtgaTTGA